From Nerophis ophidion isolate RoL-2023_Sa linkage group LG15, RoL_Noph_v1.0, whole genome shotgun sequence, one genomic window encodes:
- the myo3a gene encoding myosin-IIIa isoform X3, whose translation MFPQSGKSLVFDNFPDPTNTWEIIETIGKGTYGKVYKVLSKVDGSKAAVKILDPIHDIDEEIEAEYNILKALSDHANVVKFYGMFYKKDIKCGDQLWLVLELCNGGSVTDLAKSMLKRGERMDEAIIAFILHQALMGLQHLHVNHTIHRDVKGNNILLTTHGGIKLVDFGVSAQLTNTRLRRNTSVGTPFWMAPEVIACEQQLDSTYDARCDVWSLGITAIELGDGDPPLSELHPMRALFKIPRNPPPTLQQPELWSDDFNDFISQCLIKDFELRPNVLDLLQHIFIKQTVSREKMLQKQLIELIDLNQQIGVIEKTSHHGKTDRSRDSNDRHERIHTKKGSNVKTELDEGDDLAALEVLDEDSVTDQLQDRYGRDQIYTYVGDILIAVNPFHQMQIYASQYSKMYVEAKRTANPPHIFAVADIAYQSMVSYHSDQCIVISGESGAGKTESAHLLVQQLTVLGKANNQSLQEKILLVNSLVEAFGNACTAINDNSSRFGKYLEMKFTAGGTVVGAQISEYLLEKSRVIHQAAGEKNFHIFYYIYAGLADRKKLAHYKLSDSKTPKYLCNDHIKLGPDIVSNTSYKEQFDVVEQCFKVIGFSLEELGSVYSTLAAILNSGDIEFSAVASEHQTDKSNIANLSILENVASLLCIRSDELQEALTSHCVVARGETIVRPNTVEKAAEVRDAMSKALYGRLFSWIVNRINTLLRPDSHLGEDDKGLNIGILDIFGFENFKRNSFEQLCINIANEQIQFYFNQHIFAWEQDEYLNEEVDARMIEYEDNRPLLDLFLQKPMGMLSLLDEESRFPQATDQTLVEKFEDNLKAKSFWRPKRIDLGFGIHHYAGKVIYNALGFLAKNRDTLSADIVLLLRSSENELVRKLVTHPLTKTGNLAHTKGKSINTLRSPRTPTRSITFAKMGMLTLYSSFNFTELVDTDTPYHPQETTNMRTQTVASYFRYSLMDLLSKMVAGQPHFVRCIKPNNDRQAHKFDREKVLVQLRYTGILETAKIRRQGYSHRILFANFLKRYHILAFHADDEPAVTPEACTMILEKAKLENWAMGKTKVFLKYYHVEHLNLMVQQAMQRIILLQSCVRGWLGCKRYRRLLKEREQGALVLQSAYRGYIVRKKISSDKKNVKLQAFMVQFQAVCRSYLAKKKYKKIVEEKQKAATRIQAHYRGHKERKSLKRKREAKEKAETALKNEPGKTITQNVFPVFDGKEEESNAAVVLQSNFRGYQDRKKFKERKKTMAGAELELPFILLEPQCGQALISKEHEEGAKSAEDEDEDSTYEAEESEGSDHTQVPEDEVADEAEVELGEDASPEDSRVLENGDSTSLQEEIKADVLIQSNYRGQKERKRLREEVEIQGKADEQKASEEEGGSETKAALVLQSNFRGHEDCKRLEEEGKIPGWKTSKTNNDATCESREANVEAMTPNNVELGVAEEAVDVSDVVIEHKDYAEKERRDEEEEAAVKIQSNFRGYKERKNLKVYKEAVQDEAQQLKSFSKQIAKTSQNFVALQQKLTEIIQAHQSNPQRNGMFVKGKAVNGFAPQIHKSPDKRLSRPPRRTLQPKTLNTPEDCTYYTLIHRSIQDDKRKPRKEGPGKLLDVDEQYYQALPTSRSTPTIFTDKASSSGIQRRWSMDRTSSVVAQPEPVVQIESSQRVATETESKPAKDTSSVLSNRRCVPRISSTESRSEENPHDFRHLLRKTSQRRRLIRQYRAQD comes from the exons GTGTTTCAGCCCAGCTGACAAACACCCGCCTGAGGAGGAACACCTCGGTGGGAACACCCTTCTGGATGGCGCCAGAG GTGATAGCGTGCGAGCAGCAACTGGACTCTACTTACGATGCCCGCTGTGACGTCTGGTCCCTGGGCATCACTGCCATCGAGCTGGGTGATGGAGACCCGCCCCTCTCGGAGCTCCATCCAATGAGAGCTCTTTTCAAAATACCCAG AAACCCTCCACCTACTCTCCAGCAGCCTGAGTTGTGGTCCGACGACTTTAACGACTTCATCAGCCA GTGTTTAATCAAGGATTTTGAGCTGAGACCAAATGTGTTAGACCTCCTCCAGCACATCTTCATCAAGCAGACTGTCAGCAGAGAGAAAATGCTGCAGAAACAACTGATTGAACTCATTGATCTCAACCAGCAGATAGGAGTCATTGAGAAGACGAG cCATCACGGAAAAACAGACAGAAGCCGAGACAGtaatgacag GCACGAGCGCATCCACACCAAAAAAGGAAGCAACGTGAAGACGGAGCTGGATGAGGGGGATGACCTCGCCGCCCTGGAAGTTCTAGACGAG GACTCGGTCACTGACCAGCTGCAAGATCGCTATGGCCGTGATCAGATCTACACCTATGTGGGCGACATCCTCATTGCGGTCAATCCCTTCCATCAAATGCAGATCTACGCTTCTCAG TATAGTAAAATGTATGTGGAAGCAAAGCGGACAGCCAACCCCCCGCACATCTTTGCCGTAGCAGACATTGCTTACCAATCCATGGTGTCGTACCACTCAGATCAG TGCATTGTGATCAGTGGCGAGAGCGGAGCGGGGAAAACGGAAAGTGCTCACCTGTTGGTGCAGCAGCTCACCGTTTTGGGGAAG GCCAACAATCAGTCCCTCCAGGAGAAGATTCTGCTGGTCAACAGCCTGGTGGAAGCCTTCGGGAACGCCTGTACCGCCATCAACGACAACTCGAGTCGCTTTGGCAAATACTTGGAGATGAAGTTTACCGCTGGAGGAACAGTGGTGGGCGCCCAAATATCAGAGTACCTGCTGGAGAAATCCAGGGTCATCCACCAGGCTGC AGGGGAGAAGAACTTCCACATCTTCTATTACATCTATGCAGGCCTAGCTGACAGGAAGAAACTCGCCCACTACAAGCTCTCAGACAGCAAAACTCCAAA GTATCTGTGTAACGACCACATTAAGCTGGGGCCCGACATAGTGAGCAACACCTCCTACAAGGAGCAGTTTGACGTGGTGGAGCAGTGTTTCAAAGTCATTGGATTCTCCCTGGAG GAGCTGGGCAGTGTTTACAGCACACTGGCTGCCATCCTCAACTCAGGTGATATCGAGTTTTCCGCGGTGGCTTCCGAGCACCAAACAGACAAGAGCAACATCGCCAACTTGTCCATCTTGGAAAACG TGGCTTCCTTGCTGTGCATCCGCTCCGATGAGCTTCAGGAAGCCCTGACATCTCACTGCGTGGTAGCCCGGGGCGAGACCATCGTCAGGCCCAACACTGTGGAGAAGGCGGCAGAGGTGAGGGACGCCATGAGCAAGGCTCTCTACGGTCGTCTGTTCAGCTGGATCGTCAACCGCATCAACACGCTGCTGCGGCCCGACAGCCACCTCGG AGAGGATGACAAGGGCTTGAACATTGGCATTCTGGACATTTTTGGGTTTGAGAACTTCAAGAGGAACTCCTTCGAGCAACTATGCATTAACATCGCCAACGAGCAGATCCAGTTTTACTTCAACCAGCACATATTCGCCTGGGAGCAG GATGAGTATCTCAACGAGGAGGTGGATGCTCGCATGATTGAGTACGAGGACAACAGACCCCTGCTGGACCTCTTTCTGCAGAAGCCCATGGGCATGCTGTCCCTGCTGGATGAGGAGAGTCGCTTCCCCCAGGCCACCGATCAGACCCTCGTAG AGAAATTTGAAGACAACCTGAAGGCCAAAAGCTTCTGGAGGCCAAAAAGGATTGACCTTGGATTTGGTATTCACCACTATGCTGGAAAG GTGATCTACAACGCTTTGGGATTTTTGGCCAAGAATCGAGACACTCTGTCGGCTGACATCGTACTCTTGCTCAGGTCATCGGAAAATGAACTTGTTCGCAAACTCGTCACCCATCCTCTCACCAAAACAG GCAACCTTGCCCACACTAAAGGAAAAAGCATCAACACACTACGCAGCCCACGGACCCCCACACGCTCCATCACCTTCGCCAAG ATGGGAATGCTTACTTTATACAGTTCCTTTAATTTTACTGAG cTGGTTGACACAGACACGCCTTACCATCCTCAAGAAACCACCAACATGAGAACACAGACGGTAGCATCCTACTTCCGT TACTCCCTGATGGATCTGCTGTCCAAGATGGTGGCGGGGCAGCCCCACTTTGTGCGCTGTATCAAACCCAATAATGACAGACAAGCCCACAAATTTGATCGGGAAAAGGTTCTGGTCCAGCTGCGATACACTGGCATTCTGGAGACGGCCAAGATCCGCCGGCAAGGCTACTCTCACCGCATCCTGTTTGCTAACTTCCTGAAGAG GTATCACATTTTGGCTTTCCATGCTGACGATGAGCCAGCTGTGACTCCTGAAGCGTGCACGATGATACTGGAAAAAGCCAAGCTAGAGAACTGGGCCATGGGGAAAACAAAG GTTTTCCTCAAATACTACCACGTAGAACACCTGAATCTTATGGTGCAGCAGGCAATGCAGCGCATCATTCTGCTCCAGTCTTGCGTTAGAGGCTGGCTGGGCTGCAAACGCTACCGTCGGCTGCTGAAGGAGCGAGAGCAGGGCGCCCTGGTGCTGCAGTCAG CATATAGAGGTTACATAGTTCGAAAGAAGATTTCTAGCGACAAGAAAAATGTGAAGCTACAAGCCTTCATGGTCCAGTTTCAAGCCG TCTGCAGGAGCTATCTTGCAAAAAAGAAGTACAAAAAGATTGTTGAGGAAAAGCAGAAAGCAGCAACAAGAATTCAGGCGCACTACCGGGGTCACAAAGAAAGGAAAAGTTTGAAAAGGAAACG AGAAGCTAAGGAGAAAGCTGAAACTGCACTGAAAAATGAGCCAGGGAAGACCATCACTCAGaatgtttttcctgtatttgATGGAAAAGAAGAAGAATCCAATGCTGCCGTCGTCCTGCAAAGCAACTTCCGAGGCTACCAGGATAGGAAGAAGTTTAAGGAGAGAAAAAAGACTATGGCTGGAGCGGAGCTGGAGCTACCATTCATCCTTTTAGAACCTCAATGTGGACAAGCGCTCATAAGCAAAGAACACGAAGAGGGTGCTAAGAGTGCGGAGGATGAGGATGAAGACAGCACATACGAAGCCGAGGAGAGCGAAGGTAGTGACCACACGCAGGTGCCAGAAGATGAGGTGGCAGATGAGGCGGAGGTTGAGCTTGGGGAAGACGCCTCGCCTGAAGATTCGAGGGTGTTGGAGAATGGAGACTCCACAAGTTTGCAAGAAGAGATCAAAGCTGATGTCCTAATTCAGAGTAACTACAGAGGTCAAAAGGAGAGGAAAAGGCTTCGGGAGGAAGTCGAGATCCAAGGCAAAGCAGATGAGCAGAAAGCGTCAGAGGAGGAAGGAGGCTCTGAGACCAAAGCGGCGTTGGTTCTTCAGAGTAACTTCAGAGGCCACGAGGATTGTAAACGACTTGAGGAGGAAGGAAAGATCCCTGGTTGGAAGACCAGCAAAACTAATAATGATGCAACCTGTGAGAGCCGAGAAGCAAACGTGGAAGCTATGACTCCAAACAATGTTGAACTAGGAGTGGCAGAAGAGGCTGTGGATGTTTCTGACGTTGTGATAGAACATAAAGATTATGCAGAAAAAGAGAGACGGGATGAGGAAGAAGAGGCTGCGGTAAAGATTCAGAGCAACTTTCGAGGCTACAAGGAACGCAAGAATCTGAAGGTCTACAAGGAAGCGGTACAGGACGAAGCTCAGCAGCTGAAGAGCTTTTCCAAACAG ATCGCAAAGACTTCTCAGAACTTTGTGGCCCTGCAGCAGAAGTTGACAGAGATTATCCAGGCCCATCAATCAAATCCACAGAGAAACGGCATGTTCGTGAAAGGAAAAGCAGTCAACGGCTTCGCTCCTCAGATTCACAAATCAC CTGACAAGAGGCTGTCCAGGCCACCCCGCCGGACCCTGCAGCCAAAGACCCTCAACACGCCGGAGGACTGCACCTACTACACGCTAATTCAT CGCTCCATTCAGGATGACAAACGCAAGCCCAGAAAAGAAGG TCCAGGTAAGCTGCTGGATGTGGACGAACAGTACTACCAGGCCTTACCCACCAGCAGGTCTACCCCCACCATTTTTACTGACAAAGCGTCCTCCAGCGGCATCCAACGGCGGTGGTCCATGGATAGGACATCCTCTGTGGTGGCCCAACCGGAACCTGTTGTACAAATAGAGTCCAGCCAGCGAGTAGCCACTGAGACCGAGTCTAAACCTGCCAAAGACACCAG CTCTGTTCTGTCAAACAGGCGCTGCGTTCCCAGAATTTCCTCTACGGAGAGTCGCTCCGAGGAGAACCCTCACGACTTCAGGCACCTGCTGAGGAAGACCTCCCAAAGACGGAGACTCATCAGGCAGTACCGAGCACAGGACTGA
- the myo3a gene encoding myosin-IIIa isoform X6 yields MFPQSGKSLVFDNFPDPTNTWEIIETIGKGTYGKVYKVLSKVDGSKAAVKILDPIHDIDEEIEAEYNILKALSDHANVVKFYGMFYKKDIKCGDQLWLVLELCNGGSVTDLAKSMLKRGERMDEAIIAFILHQALMGLQHLHVNHTIHRDVKGNNILLTTHGGIKLVDFGVSAQLTNTRLRRNTSVGTPFWMAPEVIACEQQLDSTYDARCDVWSLGITAIELGDGDPPLSELHPMRALFKIPRNPPPTLQQPELWSDDFNDFISQCLIKDFELRPNVLDLLQHIFIKQTVSREKMLQKQLIELIDLNQQIGVIEKTSHHGKTDRSRDSNDRHERIHTKKGSNVKTELDEGDDLAALEVLDEDSVTDQLQDRYGRDQIYTYVGDILIAVNPFHQMQIYASQYSKMYVEAKRTANPPHIFAVADIAYQSMVSYHSDQCIVISGESGAGKTESAHLLVQQLTVLGKANNQSLQEKILLVNSLVEAFGNACTAINDNSSRFGKYLEMKFTAGGTVVGAQISEYLLEKSRVIHQAAGEKNFHIFYYIYAGLADRKKLAHYKLSDSKTPKYLCNDHIKLGPDIVSNTSYKEQFDVVEQCFKVIGFSLEELGSVYSTLAAILNSGDIEFSAVASEHQTDKSNIANLSILENVASLLCIRSDELQEALTSHCVVARGETIVRPNTVEKAAEVRDAMSKALYGRLFSWIVNRINTLLRPDSHLGEDDKGLNIGILDIFGFENFKRNSFEQLCINIANEQIQFYFNQHIFAWEQDEYLNEEVDARMIEYEDNRPLLDLFLQKPMGMLSLLDEESRFPQATDQTLVEKFEDNLKAKSFWRPKRIDLGFGIHHYAGKVIYNALGFLAKNRDTLSADIVLLLRSSENELVRKLVTHPLTKTGNLAHTKGKSINTLRSPRTPTRSITFAKLVDTDTPYHPQETTNMRTQTVASYFRYSLMDLLSKMVAGQPHFVRCIKPNNDRQAHKFDREKVLVQLRYTGILETAKIRRQGYSHRILFANFLKRYHILAFHADDEPAVTPEACTMILEKAKLENWAMGKTKVFLKYYHVEHLNLMVQQAMQRIILLQSCVRGWLGCKRYRRLLKEREQGALVLQSAYRGYIVRKKISSDKKNVKLQAFMVQFQAVCRSYLAKKKYKKIVEEKQKAATRIQAHYRGHKERKSLKRKREAKEKAETALKNEPGKTITQNVFPVFDGKEEESNAAVVLQSNFRGYQDRKKFKERKKTMAGAELELPFILLEPQCGQALISKEHEEGAKSAEDEDEDSTYEAEESEGSDHTQVPEDEVADEAEVELGEDASPEDSRVLENGDSTSLQEEIKADVLIQSNYRGQKERKRLREEVEIQGKADEQKASEEEGGSETKAALVLQSNFRGHEDCKRLEEEGKIPGWKTSKTNNDATCESREANVEAMTPNNVELGVAEEAVDVSDVVIEHKDYAEKERRDEEEEAAVKIQSNFRGYKERKNLKVYKEAVQDEAQQLKSFSKQIAKTSQNFVALQQKLTEIIQAHQSNPQRNGMFVKGKAVNGFAPQIHKSPDKRLSRPPRRTLQPKTLNTPEDCTYYTLIHRSIQDDKRKPRKEGPGKLLDVDEQYYQALPTSRSTPTIFTDKASSSGIQRRWSMDRTSSVVAQPEPVVQIESSQRVATETESKPAKDTSSVLSNRRCVPRISSTESRSEENPHDFRHLLRKTSQRRRLIRQYRAQD; encoded by the exons GTGTTTCAGCCCAGCTGACAAACACCCGCCTGAGGAGGAACACCTCGGTGGGAACACCCTTCTGGATGGCGCCAGAG GTGATAGCGTGCGAGCAGCAACTGGACTCTACTTACGATGCCCGCTGTGACGTCTGGTCCCTGGGCATCACTGCCATCGAGCTGGGTGATGGAGACCCGCCCCTCTCGGAGCTCCATCCAATGAGAGCTCTTTTCAAAATACCCAG AAACCCTCCACCTACTCTCCAGCAGCCTGAGTTGTGGTCCGACGACTTTAACGACTTCATCAGCCA GTGTTTAATCAAGGATTTTGAGCTGAGACCAAATGTGTTAGACCTCCTCCAGCACATCTTCATCAAGCAGACTGTCAGCAGAGAGAAAATGCTGCAGAAACAACTGATTGAACTCATTGATCTCAACCAGCAGATAGGAGTCATTGAGAAGACGAG cCATCACGGAAAAACAGACAGAAGCCGAGACAGtaatgacag GCACGAGCGCATCCACACCAAAAAAGGAAGCAACGTGAAGACGGAGCTGGATGAGGGGGATGACCTCGCCGCCCTGGAAGTTCTAGACGAG GACTCGGTCACTGACCAGCTGCAAGATCGCTATGGCCGTGATCAGATCTACACCTATGTGGGCGACATCCTCATTGCGGTCAATCCCTTCCATCAAATGCAGATCTACGCTTCTCAG TATAGTAAAATGTATGTGGAAGCAAAGCGGACAGCCAACCCCCCGCACATCTTTGCCGTAGCAGACATTGCTTACCAATCCATGGTGTCGTACCACTCAGATCAG TGCATTGTGATCAGTGGCGAGAGCGGAGCGGGGAAAACGGAAAGTGCTCACCTGTTGGTGCAGCAGCTCACCGTTTTGGGGAAG GCCAACAATCAGTCCCTCCAGGAGAAGATTCTGCTGGTCAACAGCCTGGTGGAAGCCTTCGGGAACGCCTGTACCGCCATCAACGACAACTCGAGTCGCTTTGGCAAATACTTGGAGATGAAGTTTACCGCTGGAGGAACAGTGGTGGGCGCCCAAATATCAGAGTACCTGCTGGAGAAATCCAGGGTCATCCACCAGGCTGC AGGGGAGAAGAACTTCCACATCTTCTATTACATCTATGCAGGCCTAGCTGACAGGAAGAAACTCGCCCACTACAAGCTCTCAGACAGCAAAACTCCAAA GTATCTGTGTAACGACCACATTAAGCTGGGGCCCGACATAGTGAGCAACACCTCCTACAAGGAGCAGTTTGACGTGGTGGAGCAGTGTTTCAAAGTCATTGGATTCTCCCTGGAG GAGCTGGGCAGTGTTTACAGCACACTGGCTGCCATCCTCAACTCAGGTGATATCGAGTTTTCCGCGGTGGCTTCCGAGCACCAAACAGACAAGAGCAACATCGCCAACTTGTCCATCTTGGAAAACG TGGCTTCCTTGCTGTGCATCCGCTCCGATGAGCTTCAGGAAGCCCTGACATCTCACTGCGTGGTAGCCCGGGGCGAGACCATCGTCAGGCCCAACACTGTGGAGAAGGCGGCAGAGGTGAGGGACGCCATGAGCAAGGCTCTCTACGGTCGTCTGTTCAGCTGGATCGTCAACCGCATCAACACGCTGCTGCGGCCCGACAGCCACCTCGG AGAGGATGACAAGGGCTTGAACATTGGCATTCTGGACATTTTTGGGTTTGAGAACTTCAAGAGGAACTCCTTCGAGCAACTATGCATTAACATCGCCAACGAGCAGATCCAGTTTTACTTCAACCAGCACATATTCGCCTGGGAGCAG GATGAGTATCTCAACGAGGAGGTGGATGCTCGCATGATTGAGTACGAGGACAACAGACCCCTGCTGGACCTCTTTCTGCAGAAGCCCATGGGCATGCTGTCCCTGCTGGATGAGGAGAGTCGCTTCCCCCAGGCCACCGATCAGACCCTCGTAG AGAAATTTGAAGACAACCTGAAGGCCAAAAGCTTCTGGAGGCCAAAAAGGATTGACCTTGGATTTGGTATTCACCACTATGCTGGAAAG GTGATCTACAACGCTTTGGGATTTTTGGCCAAGAATCGAGACACTCTGTCGGCTGACATCGTACTCTTGCTCAGGTCATCGGAAAATGAACTTGTTCGCAAACTCGTCACCCATCCTCTCACCAAAACAG GCAACCTTGCCCACACTAAAGGAAAAAGCATCAACACACTACGCAGCCCACGGACCCCCACACGCTCCATCACCTTCGCCAAG cTGGTTGACACAGACACGCCTTACCATCCTCAAGAAACCACCAACATGAGAACACAGACGGTAGCATCCTACTTCCGT TACTCCCTGATGGATCTGCTGTCCAAGATGGTGGCGGGGCAGCCCCACTTTGTGCGCTGTATCAAACCCAATAATGACAGACAAGCCCACAAATTTGATCGGGAAAAGGTTCTGGTCCAGCTGCGATACACTGGCATTCTGGAGACGGCCAAGATCCGCCGGCAAGGCTACTCTCACCGCATCCTGTTTGCTAACTTCCTGAAGAG GTATCACATTTTGGCTTTCCATGCTGACGATGAGCCAGCTGTGACTCCTGAAGCGTGCACGATGATACTGGAAAAAGCCAAGCTAGAGAACTGGGCCATGGGGAAAACAAAG GTTTTCCTCAAATACTACCACGTAGAACACCTGAATCTTATGGTGCAGCAGGCAATGCAGCGCATCATTCTGCTCCAGTCTTGCGTTAGAGGCTGGCTGGGCTGCAAACGCTACCGTCGGCTGCTGAAGGAGCGAGAGCAGGGCGCCCTGGTGCTGCAGTCAG CATATAGAGGTTACATAGTTCGAAAGAAGATTTCTAGCGACAAGAAAAATGTGAAGCTACAAGCCTTCATGGTCCAGTTTCAAGCCG TCTGCAGGAGCTATCTTGCAAAAAAGAAGTACAAAAAGATTGTTGAGGAAAAGCAGAAAGCAGCAACAAGAATTCAGGCGCACTACCGGGGTCACAAAGAAAGGAAAAGTTTGAAAAGGAAACG AGAAGCTAAGGAGAAAGCTGAAACTGCACTGAAAAATGAGCCAGGGAAGACCATCACTCAGaatgtttttcctgtatttgATGGAAAAGAAGAAGAATCCAATGCTGCCGTCGTCCTGCAAAGCAACTTCCGAGGCTACCAGGATAGGAAGAAGTTTAAGGAGAGAAAAAAGACTATGGCTGGAGCGGAGCTGGAGCTACCATTCATCCTTTTAGAACCTCAATGTGGACAAGCGCTCATAAGCAAAGAACACGAAGAGGGTGCTAAGAGTGCGGAGGATGAGGATGAAGACAGCACATACGAAGCCGAGGAGAGCGAAGGTAGTGACCACACGCAGGTGCCAGAAGATGAGGTGGCAGATGAGGCGGAGGTTGAGCTTGGGGAAGACGCCTCGCCTGAAGATTCGAGGGTGTTGGAGAATGGAGACTCCACAAGTTTGCAAGAAGAGATCAAAGCTGATGTCCTAATTCAGAGTAACTACAGAGGTCAAAAGGAGAGGAAAAGGCTTCGGGAGGAAGTCGAGATCCAAGGCAAAGCAGATGAGCAGAAAGCGTCAGAGGAGGAAGGAGGCTCTGAGACCAAAGCGGCGTTGGTTCTTCAGAGTAACTTCAGAGGCCACGAGGATTGTAAACGACTTGAGGAGGAAGGAAAGATCCCTGGTTGGAAGACCAGCAAAACTAATAATGATGCAACCTGTGAGAGCCGAGAAGCAAACGTGGAAGCTATGACTCCAAACAATGTTGAACTAGGAGTGGCAGAAGAGGCTGTGGATGTTTCTGACGTTGTGATAGAACATAAAGATTATGCAGAAAAAGAGAGACGGGATGAGGAAGAAGAGGCTGCGGTAAAGATTCAGAGCAACTTTCGAGGCTACAAGGAACGCAAGAATCTGAAGGTCTACAAGGAAGCGGTACAGGACGAAGCTCAGCAGCTGAAGAGCTTTTCCAAACAG ATCGCAAAGACTTCTCAGAACTTTGTGGCCCTGCAGCAGAAGTTGACAGAGATTATCCAGGCCCATCAATCAAATCCACAGAGAAACGGCATGTTCGTGAAAGGAAAAGCAGTCAACGGCTTCGCTCCTCAGATTCACAAATCAC CTGACAAGAGGCTGTCCAGGCCACCCCGCCGGACCCTGCAGCCAAAGACCCTCAACACGCCGGAGGACTGCACCTACTACACGCTAATTCAT CGCTCCATTCAGGATGACAAACGCAAGCCCAGAAAAGAAGG TCCAGGTAAGCTGCTGGATGTGGACGAACAGTACTACCAGGCCTTACCCACCAGCAGGTCTACCCCCACCATTTTTACTGACAAAGCGTCCTCCAGCGGCATCCAACGGCGGTGGTCCATGGATAGGACATCCTCTGTGGTGGCCCAACCGGAACCTGTTGTACAAATAGAGTCCAGCCAGCGAGTAGCCACTGAGACCGAGTCTAAACCTGCCAAAGACACCAG CTCTGTTCTGTCAAACAGGCGCTGCGTTCCCAGAATTTCCTCTACGGAGAGTCGCTCCGAGGAGAACCCTCACGACTTCAGGCACCTGCTGAGGAAGACCTCCCAAAGACGGAGACTCATCAGGCAGTACCGAGCACAGGACTGA